The genomic DNA TCGCACCCGTGATGATCGCCCCCGGACCGACCCACACGTTGTCGCCGATCGTCGGAAGACCGTGGTCACCACCCGAGACCCGCTGCCCGATCGTGACGTTCTGGTGGATCACCGCATTCCTGCCGATCTTTGCAGCGCCGATGATCACGCCGGTGCGATGCATCAGCAGGAACCCCGGTGCGATCTGAGCGCGCGGGGAGATCTCGCAGTGGTGGATGTGCGTCACCCATCGGTTCCAGATCCGGTGGATGGCCAGGAAGAGCAAACCGGATACGACCGATCTGCGCTTCACCCGGTTGGCGAACCGACCGAACCGATAGCAGGCGACGCAGTGGAATTCAGAATTGGTCAGCAGGAATGCGATCTTCTTGGAGAGCGATGTCTGCTCGCCCTGGAGAAAAGACCCATACATCCGCGCGAGATCGGCCGAGAGCGCTCCCCTTCGAGGAGCGGCGGCCGGCGGTGTCAGTTGCCGGAACATGATCCGACCTCAGGCAGTCTTGACCGATATGAATCGGGCGAGGTTCTCGATCGAATCCAGATTCTCCGGAATCGATTCTGTGTCCTCCACCCGGAAACCGAATTCGCTCTCCAGGAACTCGATGAGCTCGAGAACTCCGGTCGAATCGATCACCCCCGCCTGCAGCAGCGAATCCGTCTGCGACGGCATCCGTTCGGCATCGCCGAACAGAAAGCTGTTGAGAATGAATTCCTCGATGCGTGCATCGACAGTGAGCATTTTGTCCCCTTCCCCAGTGCGGGCGTGAACCGATCCCCTCGGTCCACTACCAGTCCCCAGACCCGCGTGCCCTATTGTGCTTAGCACGGCGCTATACCGTGTGCCGCTCAGCCAGAAGGATACTCCATGATCGACACATTGTGGTCTCGAGTCCTGGATCTCGTCGCGGACCGCTGAGATGTGCGGCATCTGCGGCGTCTTCGATCCGGCTGCGCCGCCGTCATCCGACCTGACGCTGCGCATGATGACGGCGCTCAGCCATCGCGGTCCCGACGGCAGCGGCTACTACCTCGACGACGTCGTAGCGCTCGGTCACACGCGTCTTTCGATCATCGATGCGGCGGGAGGCACCCAGCCGATGTCCGGCGAGGACGAGCAAGTCTGGGTCACGTTCAACGGCGAGATCTTCAACTATGTCGAGCTCGCCCGGGAGCTCCGCGATCGCGGCCACCGCTTTCGCACGAGCAGCGACACAGAGGTCATCGTGCATGCCTGGGAGGAGTGGGGCGCCGACTGCTTCCGCCGATTCAACGGACAATGGGCGATCGCGATCTGGGATCGGCGGAGCAAGCGCCTCATCCTCTCTCGCGATCGTTTCGGCATCCATCCGCTCTACTACGCCCGCACCGGGCGCCGTGTCGTCTTCGCATCCGAGGTCAAAGCGCTGTTCTGCGATCTGACGATCGCCCGCGAGTTCGACCCCGAGGGGCTCGATGACCTGCTGACGCTCTGGTCTGCGACGGCGCCGCGGACCCTCTTCGCCGGCATCCGGCAGATCGTCCCCGGGACCTACCTGTCGATCGACGAAGACGACTTGACGACCCACGAGTATTGGACCACCTCGTTTCCAGAGCGCGGCATGGAGACCCACCAGGATGTCCGCGAGAACGCCGAACGACTCAGGGAATCCATTGTCGAGGCGACGCGTCTGCGCTTTCGGCGCAGCGATGTGCCGGTGGGCGCGTATCTCTCCGGTGGCATCGACTCCGCCGTCACCGCCGCCACGATCGCGGAGTTCGCCGAATCGGATGTGCACA from Microbacterium profundi includes the following:
- a CDS encoding serine O-acetyltransferase, which translates into the protein MFRQLTPPAAAPRRGALSADLARMYGSFLQGEQTSLSKKIAFLLTNSEFHCVACYRFGRFANRVKRRSVVSGLLFLAIHRIWNRWVTHIHHCEISPRAQIAPGFLLMHRTGVIIGAAKIGRNAVIHQNVTIGQRVSGGDHGLPTIGDNVWVGPGAIITGAIVIGGDATISAGTVLSRDVPAHSLVAGVPGRVVTQNYDNREMLGHVVA
- a CDS encoding acyl carrier protein, with the translated sequence MLTVDARIEEFILNSFLFGDAERMPSQTDSLLQAGVIDSTGVLELIEFLESEFGFRVEDTESIPENLDSIENLARFISVKTA